A genomic window from Deltaproteobacteria bacterium includes:
- a CDS encoding acyl carrier protein, with protein MHETQILAGLKAFIVKEMLEGNDEGLEAETPLIELGLINSISLMRLRAYVQREFTVKIPEEALTVSNLASLAALTRLVCQLSARKG; from the coding sequence ATGCACGAGACGCAGATTCTGGCCGGCCTGAAGGCCTTCATCGTGAAGGAGATGCTCGAGGGAAACGACGAGGGCCTCGAGGCGGAGACGCCGCTCATCGAGCTGGGGCTCATCAACTCCATCTCGCTCATGCGGCTGCGGGCCTACGTGCAGAGGGAGTTCACGGTCAAGATCCCCGAGGAGGCGCTGACGGTCTCGAACCTGGCGAGCCTCGCGGCGCTGACCCGCCTGGTGTGTCAGCTCTCCGCGCGGAAGGGGTGA